The window GATTATCGACGGGTTGCGCAATTGCACGTTGAGTCGGGCTGGGTCAACCCGAACACTTCGGTGAATGAATTTGAAGCCGCGATTCGTACGGTGTGTGAGCCAATATTTGGTCGCCCTTTGGCACAGATTTCATTCGGTAAATTCCTAATGCACCTTTTTCAAGTGGCGCAGCGCTTTGATATGGAGGTTCAGCCACAACTGGTGCTATTGCAGAAGACTTTGCTGTACGTTGAGGGGCTTGGCCGACAACTTTATCCGGAACTGGATCTATGGAAAACCGCAAAACCATTTCTGGAGAATTGGCTGGCCGATCGTATGAGCCCAAAACGTGTCTTACAAACCATACGGCAGGAATGGCCTTATTGGCGTGAGCAGTTGCCGAGCTTGCCGGAGAACATTTGGCATGCATTGACTGCCATCAATACATTGCCTGAGCAGTTGGCGCACACTCAAAAGGCCTTGGAGAAATGGCGTATGGGCGCCCAACTGCGTTCACGAGCATGGTGGCACGGTGCGTTGGCATTCGCGACGGGAACTTTGTCACTGGCGGTGTTATCCGGGCCGTGGTTATGGTTGGGTGGCGCAGTATCGCTCGTGTTTATGATCAAGGCAGGATGGTTGCTCTCGTCAGCAGGCCGTCTGTGATAAGATGGTCAATAGCTTAAGGTTAGGTGGAGGGATGGTATGACAGATTCGGTATTTACCCGCATCATTCGCCGGGAGCTGCCGGCGGACATCGTCTACGAAGATGACAAGGTGATTTGCATCAAGGACATTAATCCCAAAGCCCCAGTTCACCTGCTCTTGATCCCGAAAAAACCGATCATTTCTCTGGCGCATCTGAGCGAGGAGGATGAGGCGTTGATGGGGCATCTGACGCTGCAAATTCCGAAAATTGCGAAAATGGTCGGATTGGATGGCGGGTTCCGAGTCATTGTCAACACTGGGCGCGATGGTGGACAGGAGGTGGACCATTTGCATTACCACATACTGGGCGGCCGTCGCTTTGGTTTTGAATAAGTCAAGAGGTGTGTCATGGGACCGAGCTGGATTCAGATTCTTGTATTGCTGTTAATTGTGGTCATTATCTTCGGCACTAAGCGATTGCGAAGTTTGGGCAGTGATCTTGGCGCCGCCATCAAGGGCTTTAAAAAAGCACTGAACGAGGATGAAGGCGAGGACAAAAATCCGTCTTCGGTATCTGGTCGAGTGATTGACACTGACGCCAAATCTGTCGACAAGACAACTGATCAGAAAGACTGACAGCGCCACGCATGTTTGACATTGGGTTTTGGGAGCTGGTGACCCTTGGGCTAATTGGTCTAATCGTCCTTGGGCCGGATAGACTGCCGGAAGTGGCAAAAACCCTAGGCACGTGGGTGCGTAAGCTGCGTGCACTCAGCCGCTCCATCACCGATGAATTGGAGCGGGAGCTCGAAATTCAAAACCTTCGAGAGGAGCTTGAAGCGAAAAATCGAGCCATCGTTGAGCAGTCTAAGAAACTGGCCGAAGCATTGAGCAAGCCGGTCGAAACCATTACCGAAGAAGAATTCCGCCAACATCAAGCAGACCGTGCAGACAACACGCTGTCAAAAAAGCAGCCGCCATCGGAGGAGCGATCATGAGTCGCATGGCGGACGCTGAGATGCCTTTGGTCGAACACTTGCGTGAATTGCGAACACGGTTATTGCGGGCCGTGGCTTCTATATTGGTGGTTTTTATCATGTTGGCACCGTTTGCCGACCCGCTCTATCAAATGTTGTCTAAGCCGTTACTGGCACATTTCCCTGCGGATGCAAAGCTCATTGCCACAGACGTAGCAGCACCGTTTTTTGCGCCGTTCAAGTTGACGTTGGTTGCTGCCTTTTTTTTGGCTTTGCCGTTTGTCTTCTATGAGTTGTGGCGTTTTGTTGCCCCGGGCTTATATCGCCATGAACGCAAACTGATTGCACCACTGTTGGTGTCGAGTGTTTTGTTGTT is drawn from Gammaproteobacteria bacterium and contains these coding sequences:
- a CDS encoding histidine triad nucleotide-binding protein; amino-acid sequence: MTDSVFTRIIRRELPADIVYEDDKVICIKDINPKAPVHLLLIPKKPIISLAHLSEEDEALMGHLTLQIPKIAKMVGLDGGFRVIVNTGRDGGQEVDHLHYHILGGRRFGFE
- the tatA gene encoding twin-arginine translocase TatA/TatE family subunit; this encodes MGPSWIQILVLLLIVVIIFGTKRLRSLGSDLGAAIKGFKKALNEDEGEDKNPSSVSGRVIDTDAKSVDKTTDQKD
- the tatB gene encoding twin-arginine translocase subunit TatB, with protein sequence MFDIGFWELVTLGLIGLIVLGPDRLPEVAKTLGTWVRKLRALSRSITDELERELEIQNLREELEAKNRAIVEQSKKLAEALSKPVETITEEEFRQHQADRADNTLSKKQPPSEERS